The Ruania alba genome window below encodes:
- a CDS encoding SipW-dependent-type signal peptide-containing protein, translating to MSRAVTSAAHEESPGRRRTWLRLRALLAGGLVLGLGAAATVAAWNDSEYATGTVRSSTFGIEGSVNGGGYAEHATSDAAATLEFSPALPALSPGDAGYMQFAVRTTAASSVGGTVGMQTPTIAGSTALRDALRYAVRVIPSGASCNAALFSNASAPVVVANDSALTATVGANSRPLEAAGAHAAPYCVRISMLSSAATSVQGQSTTITWQFLATSL from the coding sequence GTGAGTCGCGCGGTCACGAGCGCCGCGCATGAGGAATCGCCGGGCCGGCGCCGAACCTGGCTGAGGCTGCGAGCCCTGCTCGCCGGGGGGCTGGTGCTCGGTCTCGGCGCGGCCGCCACGGTCGCTGCCTGGAACGACAGCGAGTACGCCACCGGCACCGTCAGATCGAGCACGTTCGGGATCGAAGGGAGCGTGAACGGCGGCGGCTACGCCGAGCACGCCACCAGCGATGCCGCAGCGACCCTCGAGTTCTCTCCGGCGCTGCCGGCGCTCTCGCCCGGAGACGCCGGATACATGCAGTTCGCGGTGCGGACCACGGCGGCCAGCTCGGTCGGTGGGACGGTGGGGATGCAGACGCCGACCATCGCCGGCTCGACCGCGCTGCGGGACGCGTTGCGGTACGCCGTGCGGGTGATCCCGTCCGGGGCATCGTGCAACGCCGCGCTGTTCTCGAACGCCTCGGCTCCGGTGGTCGTTGCGAACGACTCCGCCCTCACCGCGACGGTGGGTGCCAACTCCCGACCGCTGGAGGCCGCCGGCGCCCATGCCGCGCCCTATTGCGTGCGCATCTCCATGCTCAGTTCGGCGGCGACATCTGTACAGGGGCAGAGCACCACGATCACCTGGCAGTTCCTCGCGACGTCGCTATGA
- a CDS encoding SipW-dependent-type signal peptide-containing protein, protein MTSTQPRPQSSRKVRALLAGGLVLGVGAAVTLAAWNDSEFTSGLFGAGSFNLQGSSTSAVDGYSDHESADGAAALTFTTPVDNLAPDDVVYAPFWVRLGADTTSPAELDLVALDSTDDAGNNSANLSYAVYAIAPDAACDETATASTELGSGATLADETAVAGGAVALPVGSPTTSPGAATQLCTIVTAGADLEQGGQTTAVWQFTATSE, encoded by the coding sequence ATGACCAGTACTCAGCCACGCCCGCAGAGCAGCCGGAAGGTCCGGGCCCTTCTCGCCGGAGGACTCGTCCTCGGTGTGGGAGCCGCTGTCACGCTTGCGGCCTGGAACGACAGTGAGTTCACGTCCGGCCTGTTCGGGGCCGGCTCCTTCAACCTGCAGGGATCGTCCACGAGCGCCGTGGACGGATACTCCGACCACGAGTCCGCCGACGGGGCGGCCGCGCTCACCTTCACCACGCCGGTCGACAACCTGGCACCGGACGACGTCGTGTACGCCCCGTTCTGGGTACGCCTGGGGGCCGACACCACCAGTCCGGCCGAGCTCGACCTGGTGGCCCTCGACTCCACTGATGACGCTGGCAACAACTCGGCCAACCTGAGCTACGCGGTGTACGCGATCGCTCCGGATGCGGCGTGCGACGAGACCGCCACCGCCAGCACGGAGCTCGGCTCGGGCGCCACCCTCGCGGACGAGACCGCCGTTGCCGGCGGCGCGGTGGCCCTGCCGGTCGGCAGCCCCACCACCTCGCCCGGTGCGGCGACCCAGCTGTGCACGATCGTCACGGCCGGCGCTGACCTCGAGCAGGGCGGCCAGACCACAGCCGTGTGGCAGTTCACCGCAACCTCCGAGTGA